In one Magnetococcus sp. PR-3 genomic region, the following are encoded:
- a CDS encoding cytochrome P460 family protein, whose product MKKTVTHTLLAIGFIGLTSLAQAGDQKAFAGPDSVQYAKDLWMALEQNRLVGKEMINGSPYDGMEPHGAILETMDATVTINGYTGRAIVKRNYGPSGVDMDAVKDNRAKYLGAVTVMFKREKGYDTDHKNWFWAKFKPNGSLHLNPAGMKLAGRIAKGSDKGCIACHKGAGDDMIFTRD is encoded by the coding sequence ATGAAAAAAACAGTGACTCACACACTACTGGCCATAGGCTTTATTGGCCTGACCTCATTGGCACAAGCTGGAGATCAAAAAGCTTTTGCAGGACCTGATAGCGTTCAGTACGCAAAAGATTTATGGATGGCTTTGGAACAGAACCGCTTAGTCGGCAAAGAGATGATTAACGGCTCTCCATATGATGGCATGGAGCCGCATGGTGCGATTTTAGAAACCATGGATGCTACGGTCACCATCAACGGATATACCGGTCGTGCGATTGTTAAAAGAAACTATGGACCATCTGGTGTGGATATGGATGCCGTTAAAGATAACCGCGCCAAATATCTAGGTGCCGTCACCGTGATGTTTAAGCGGGAAAAAGGCTATGACACAGACCATAAAAATTGGTTTTGGGCTAAATTTAAACCCAACGGCTCCCTACACCTAAACCCGGCCGGTATGAAGCTGGCCGGACGTATTGCCAAAGGGTCTGATAAAGGGTGCATTGCCTGCCATAAAGGTGCGGGGGATGACATGATTTTTACCCGCGATTAA
- a CDS encoding sigma-70 family RNA polymerase sigma factor: MAKQTTEEMHQAQQMGAFHQDMLRFTLLQLHDPTLAEDIVQEAISAALANQHSFAGQATLKTWMFSILRNKICDQLRRKKREIQFSELTKEGEALDADFNAHFTPSNNWREETQPQHWHNPEESLEQQQFWSALNACLDNLPPIPPEYL; this comes from the coding sequence GTGGCAAAGCAAACAACAGAAGAGATGCATCAAGCACAACAAATGGGTGCCTTTCATCAAGATATGCTGAGGTTTACCCTGCTGCAACTACACGACCCTACCCTGGCGGAGGATATCGTTCAGGAAGCCATATCTGCTGCACTGGCCAATCAACACAGCTTCGCAGGCCAGGCAACCCTTAAAACATGGATGTTCAGTATTCTTAGAAACAAAATTTGTGACCAACTACGCCGCAAAAAAAGGGAGATTCAATTTTCTGAATTAACCAAGGAAGGGGAGGCTTTAGATGCTGATTTTAATGCACATTTCACCCCATCCAACAACTGGAGAGAAGAGACCCAACCACAACACTGGCATAATCCGGAAGAGAGCTTGGAGCAACAGCAGTTTTGGTCTGCCTTAAACGCCTGTTTAGACAACCTGCCCCCCATACCTCCAGAGTATTTATGA
- a CDS encoding zf-HC2 domain-containing protein, translating into MLSCKATTQLLSEKQDRPLSGWEKLNLKVHLWMCRGCTNFGQQLSTLQQIHTRIRQGKNLTG; encoded by the coding sequence ATGCTAAGCTGCAAAGCAACAACGCAACTCCTGTCCGAAAAGCAAGATCGGCCACTGTCGGGTTGGGAAAAACTCAACCTAAAGGTGCACCTTTGGATGTGTCGCGGCTGTACCAACTTTGGTCAGCAACTAAGCACCCTTCAACAGATTCATACACGAATACGGCAAGGCAAAAACTTAACGGGCTAG
- a CDS encoding glycosyltransferase family 2 protein yields the protein MKLSIIVPCYNEEATILELIQAVRQAEYPDKEIIVVDDASTDSTRAILKEAVAPIVDQIFYHEVNQGKGAALRTGFKAATGDMVIVQDADLEYDPQEYGLLAKPILDGKADVVYGSRFMGGQAHRVVYYWHRVGNGFLTFLSNMFTNLNLTDMETCFKMFRREIIQSIDIEENRFGFEPEVTAKLAKTHCRIYEVGISYYGRTYAEGKKIGWKDGFRAIYCIVKYNLFK from the coding sequence ATGAAATTGTCGATCATCGTTCCTTGCTATAATGAAGAAGCAACCATTCTGGAACTCATTCAAGCGGTGCGCCAAGCTGAGTATCCGGATAAAGAGATTATCGTGGTTGATGATGCTTCGACAGACTCAACACGTGCCATCCTTAAAGAAGCGGTTGCGCCTATTGTGGATCAAATTTTTTATCATGAGGTCAACCAAGGTAAAGGTGCTGCATTAAGAACCGGTTTTAAAGCCGCCACGGGTGATATGGTGATTGTGCAAGATGCCGATCTGGAATATGACCCCCAAGAGTATGGATTGCTGGCCAAACCGATTCTCGATGGTAAAGCAGATGTGGTTTATGGCTCCCGGTTTATGGGGGGGCAGGCCCATCGGGTGGTCTATTATTGGCACCGTGTAGGCAATGGTTTTTTAACCTTTTTATCCAATATGTTCACAAACTTGAACCTCACCGATATGGAAACCTGCTTTAAGATGTTTCGCAGGGAAATTATCCAGTCGATTGATATTGAAGAGAACCGGTTTGGTTTTGAACCAGAGGTGACGGCGAAGTTGGCTAAAACCCACTGCCGTATTTATGAAGTGGGTATCTCTTACTACGGCCGAACCTACGCTGAAGGTAAGAAGATTGGTTGGAAAGATGGTTTTAGGGCTATTTACTGTATTGTAAAATATAACCTGTTTAAGTGA